A section of the Gammaproteobacteria bacterium genome encodes:
- the ggt gene encoding gamma-glutamyltransferase has translation MRVNVSIRFLFYAWLLIAGGLAGAGDRLKPAAAAIASAHPLATAAGMDILAHGGNAFDAAVTVSAVLAVVEPYSSGLGGGGFWLLHRASDALDVMIDGRERAPLRAHRALYLDQQGNVIKRLSMDGVSAAAIPGEPAALVHLSEKYGRLPLSQVFAPAIRYARNGFRVDKHYIDMTRFRLRALRLSVASRAIFLNKGQLPALGDKIVQKDLADTFEHLVNQGHQGFYGGMIARQLVAAVKAAGGIWTEEDLTAYQVVERTPLVGQYRGLKITSVAPPSSGGVALITMLNMLSAYDLESMTTVQRSHVLIEVMRRAYRDRALYLGDMDQITIPLQHLLSTSHADDLRHSIQSDDASVSASFADASSLQEGRDTTHFSILDKEGNRVAATMSINYPFGSGFTVPGTGILLNDEMDDFSSKPGVPNVYGLVGAEANAIAAGKRPLSSMSPTFVEGKDGVAILGTPGGSRIISMVLLGILDFAAGHNADSWVSLPRFHHQYLPDYVQYEAAAFDDDTLVDLEMMGHQMQPLQGRYGNMQAVFWDKKAGKVSAASDPRGNGSARVE, from the coding sequence ATGCGGGTTAACGTTTCTATTCGATTTTTGTTCTATGCTTGGCTACTGATTGCAGGAGGGCTGGCTGGTGCGGGTGACCGTCTAAAGCCAGCCGCCGCTGCCATTGCCAGTGCTCATCCGTTGGCGACAGCGGCAGGTATGGATATCCTTGCTCATGGCGGTAACGCCTTTGATGCCGCAGTCACGGTGAGTGCCGTACTCGCGGTGGTTGAACCTTATAGTTCAGGTCTTGGTGGTGGCGGTTTCTGGTTATTGCATCGTGCCAGTGATGCACTCGATGTGATGATTGATGGTCGTGAACGGGCACCATTAAGAGCGCATCGGGCATTGTACCTGGATCAGCAAGGTAATGTGATCAAGCGGCTCTCTATGGATGGGGTATCAGCGGCGGCTATTCCTGGTGAGCCAGCAGCACTGGTTCATCTATCAGAAAAATATGGGCGACTACCTTTGTCGCAGGTGTTTGCTCCTGCTATTCGTTATGCCCGTAATGGCTTTCGGGTGGATAAGCACTACATTGATATGACTCGGTTTCGTCTACGAGCCTTGCGTCTATCGGTCGCATCGCGTGCGATATTTCTGAACAAGGGACAATTACCTGCGTTGGGTGACAAAATTGTGCAAAAAGATCTGGCGGATACCTTTGAACATCTGGTTAATCAGGGACACCAGGGATTTTATGGCGGGATGATTGCGCGGCAATTGGTCGCTGCGGTAAAGGCGGCGGGTGGTATCTGGACCGAGGAAGATTTAACGGCCTATCAAGTCGTGGAAAGAACGCCATTGGTCGGTCAATATCGTGGCCTGAAAATTACTTCGGTAGCTCCACCTTCATCGGGTGGCGTTGCCCTGATTACCATGCTGAATATGTTGTCAGCCTACGACCTGGAATCAATGACAACGGTACAACGTAGCCATGTGTTGATTGAGGTGATGCGTCGAGCCTATCGAGATCGTGCCTTGTATTTGGGCGATATGGATCAGATCACTATTCCGTTGCAGCATCTGTTATCTACATCACATGCGGATGACTTGCGGCATTCCATACAATCGGATGATGCCAGTGTCAGTGCATCCTTTGCTGATGCCTCAAGTCTACAGGAAGGTCGGGATACCACACATTTCTCCATACTGGATAAGGAAGGTAATCGAGTCGCCGCTACCATGAGTATTAATTATCCCTTCGGCTCCGGTTTTACTGTGCCTGGTACCGGTATCCTGTTAAATGATGAGATGGATGATTTTTCATCCAAACCCGGGGTGCCGAATGTCTACGGGCTGGTAGGTGCTGAGGCGAATGCCATTGCCGCAGGCAAACGCCCCTTATCGAGTATGTCGCCAACTTTTGTTGAAGGTAAGGATGGCGTGGCCATACTGGGTACTCCAGGTGGTAGTCGGATTATCAGCATGGTGCTGTTGGGTATACTGGACTTCGCTGCAGGTCATAATGCGGATTCATGGGTGAGCCTGCCACGTTTTCATCACCAGTATCTGCCCGATTATGTGCAATACGAGGCAGCGGCATTTGATGACGATACCCTGGTTGATCTTGAAATGATGGGGCACCAGATGCAACCCTTGCAAGGGCGCTATGGCAATATGCAGGCTGTTTTTTGGGATAAAAAGGCAGGTAAGGTCAGTGCCGCCAGTGATCCCCGAGGTAATGGCAGCGCACGAGTTGAATGA
- a CDS encoding YfhL family 4Fe-4S dicluster ferredoxin translates to MALIITDECINCDVCEPECPNGAITQGEEIYEIDPDLCTECVGHYDTSQCVEVCPVDCIPLDPDHEETREALQLKYQRIIDAG, encoded by the coding sequence ATGGCCTTAATAATCACTGATGAATGTATTAACTGTGATGTGTGTGAACCTGAGTGTCCGAATGGGGCAATTACTCAGGGTGAAGAGATCTATGAGATTGACCCCGACCTGTGTACCGAGTGTGTCGGGCACTATGATACCTCGCAGTGCGTAGAGGTCTGCCCGGTCGACTGTATCCCGCTTGATCCTGATCATGAAGAGACGCGTGAAGCGTTACAGCTAAAGTACCAACGTATTATTGATGCGGGTTAA